The genomic interval TTATAAAAATGATGTATGGAATAAAAATTTTGTAGAAATGTCACAAAAAACAGTAGTTAAAAAGCTATTAAAATGGTTACCAGTATCAGTTGAATTTCTTGAAATGGCTGCAAAAGATGAAAAATCATTTAAAGTTATAGATGACAAGAGTACAGAAGTACAAGAAATTGAAATACTTGAAAATAATGGAGATATTATTAATGCTGAAACAGGTGAATTTATTACAGAATCTGGCGATAACAAAGATATAGATAAAGTTGCAGAAAGTTTATTCCCAGACAACAATTAAAAGACCATACAGGTATATTTTTAACAAAATAAGGAGCTTATGTAGATGGAAAATAACATAGAAATAAAATTTGAAAAAATAGAAGTAACAGAAGAGAATATGAAGAAACTTTTAAATAAAATAGGTCAATTAAAATGGGAATTAGATGGTGTAAAATACTGGGAAAATTATTATAAAAATAGAGTTAAATTCTGGTTAAATGAAAATGATAAAGAAATTGAAAAAAATCAAAAATTAACCAAATTTAATATAGCTCTAATAATAGCTTTATTCCTAGAAACTGTCATACTTGTCTTATTAGCTTTAAATTTTAAATAATAAAAGGAGGTAAGGGACTTGAAAGACAATGAACCATTTTACCAAGTCCCTAAAAGCCTTTTTAGGCTAAGAAGGGAAGGGGGAATTAGTTTAACTGCCTTTGATATATACATCTTAATGATGGATAGATACAAAATTTCTTGTTTAAAAGAGAATATAAAAAGTTTTACAGATGAAGAAGGAGAAATTTATTTTGTGTATGCTTACAATTCTTTAATGGAAGATTTAAATACTACTAAAAGAGATGGAATATCTAAAGCTATACAAGAACTTGAAACTCTAGGATTAATTAAGAGTAAGAAGGTATTTGGAGTTGCTACAAAATATTATATGACCAGTAACCAAAAGGGAACTAGTACCAGTAACCAAAAGGGAACTAGTACCAGTAACCAAAAGGGAACTAGTACCAGTAACCAAAAGGGAACCCTAATAATAATAAATAATAAGAATAATATTAATAAGAATAATATTAATAACAACAATAAAGAAAATGTTGCTGCTATCATAAGACAAGAAATTAAATTTTTAATTAAAACCAGAAATATAAAAATAGATAATGTTCTTAAATATTGCTCTGACTTAAATAGAATAAAAGAAGTATTCTTATATGCTGATAAAAATAATAAATCTGATGGTTGGATTATAGCTTGTCTTAGAGATAATTATTCCCTCAAACAAGAAGAGAACCAGGAGAAAGAAAAAGACTACTCAAAAACTATGGATGAAATTCTGAGAGGAGGATAAATTGAGTATTCAAAAAATAGAAGAAATAGCTAAAAATACAGATGTTAAAGAATTTATAGAGAATATATCAGGAGAAAATAAAGAACCAAAAGTTCTAGCTAAATGTGAAAAATGTAGAGAACCAACTTTATTAGAATTTTCAGAAGGTAGAACTAGATTTAATGAATGTTCTTGTCAAAAAGAAGCAAGAATAAAAGCTAAAATTGAAAAATTCAAAGAATTATCAATAACTAGCAGAAATTATGGAAGAGATAACTTTAAAAATGCAATTTTAGGAAATAATAAGGCAGAAAATGAACTATATAGAAAAATTAAAAATTATGTCAAAGGTTTTGACAAGGTACTTAAAATAAATGATGGATTATTGTTTAGAGGAGGTTGTGGCACTGGAAAAACATTCCTAGCAAACTGCATATGTAATTATTTAACTGAGCATGGTTATACAGTATTAAGTTTTAACTTAGCTGGATATTTGAGAACCATAAAAGATAATTTTCAAATTGAAAGTCAATTATTAGAAGCTGCAAAAGAGGCTGATATGCTTTTCATTGATGATTTAGGTTCAGAAAAAATATCTGATGAATGGGGAAAAGAAAAGATAAATAGCCTCATTGATGTTAGATATAATGCAGAAAAACCAATGATAATAACTACAAATCTAAGTGCTGAAGAAATGGTTGAATTTTTAAAGTTTAAAGGGATTAATAAAATTTCTGATAGGCTTAATGAGATGCTTAAAGAATTTAAATTTACTTGGCAAACAAAAAGAAAGCCAAAGAGTAAATCATTTTGGGAGGAATAAAGAATGATATTTATAGCTGGAAATACTCCAAGTTCTAAAAATAGTAAAAGAATAATAACAATTACTAATAAAAAAACTGGAAAGAAAACAACAAGATTGATAAATTCAGAAGTTACAGAAAAATATATAAAAACTTCAAAAACAGATTGGATTTTAAATAAAAGAAACTTTCTTAAAATGCTAGAAAATAAGGAAAAACCTTATAAAATTGAGTTATTTTTTATTAGAGATTCAAGAAGAAGATTTGATTATATCAATGCTGCACAAATAATTTTTGATTTGATGCAGGAATATGACTATATAGAAGATGATGATTCTACTAATGTAATACCAATATTTAAAGGTTTTGAAGTTGATAAGGCTAAAGCAGGAGTAGAAATAAGAGTTTTGTAGGAGGAATAAATGGTAATAAAAAAAATAGAAACAAGAGATTATTTAAGAATTTTTATAACAAGAGCTAACAAGGAAGCTGGAGTTATTTATAATGCTAGTAAATTAAACAGCATAAAAGAATGTGAAGATTATTTATTAAATCTAGTTAAGAATCTAAGACATAATAAGCAAGACAATAAGGCTTATATCAAAGAGATAGACAGTTTAAAAGAAGAAATTGAAATTTTAAATAATAATTTACTAGCCAAAAACAAAGAAAAAACAAATCTAAAAGACAAATTTGATAAGCTTGAATCTGAAAGAGTATTTTACATAACTCAAGCTAAGGAAGCTGGAGAGAAAAGAGAAAAAGCAGAGAAAGAAAAAGAATATTATAGAAATAATGCTTTATACTGGAATGAAAGTTTTCATGACACAGATAATAAATTGAGTAGAGCAGAAAATTTAAACTTTTTCTTTGGTTTATTAGTATTTGTAGAGGCTATCTCAATAGCAATGTTAATCTGGAAGTGATGAGTAAAATGATTAAATATAACATAGAGATAAAATATCTGTTAAATGATATAGAAGAAACTAGAAATATGTATTATAAAGCTGTTGATATTTTAAATGATGAGCAACAAGAGGAAGTTGTTCAGGATTTTATAAATAGCTTAAAAAGTTTTTATGGTGTTAGTACAATTTTAGAAACTCATATCTGGGAACATGGGAAAGATAAAGAAAAGATTAATTTAAATAAACTCAAAAACTACAAAGCATTAGCTTATGCAGGTCCAATAGCTCAATTTAATAAAGTAAAAGAAGAATACCAGGAACTATTAAATGAAGTTGAGATAAAAAATGATGATTTTAGATATGTTAAAAACAGAGATAATTTTGTTGCAGAAGCATTAGACTTAGTAACTGCCACTATAAATTTATTATTGTTATGCAAAGTTACAGACTTAGATTTTAATAAGCATATAGAAAAATTGAATGCTTATAGAAATGGAAAGTACAAAAAATGAAGAGGTGGAATTGGTGAAAAAAGAAGAAATATATAAAATCATAGATGAAAGGGTAGAAACAAAAATTAAAGATTTAAAAAATATAAATAATTTAAAATCTCCATATAGGAAAGTGGAAGTTATTTTAAAAAATTACAAGAACTTTCAAAAAATGGTAGATTCTTTAAAAGAACAATTAAATAATATAGAAATAGTAAAAAAAATAAATCCTGATTCCACTAAGCCAGTTGGATATGTTGATTATAAGCCTGATATAGAGAAAAAGGAGTATATAAGAGATAAAATAAATGATGAAATATTGATATATACAAATAGAATTTTAAAAACAGAAAATGCTCTAAAATTTATAAAAAAGGATAAATATTATAAAATAATAGAATTAAAATATTTTGAAAATTATTCTGTTGAAGAAATTTGTAATGAGTTAAATATCAGTGAAAAAACATTTAGAAGTCATAGAAATAGGTTAATTGATAGTTTATCCTTATATTTATTTCCTAAAGAAATTTTAGAAGATTTTTAAAATTTTACCGTTTTTCTCCCTGTTCATTCCCTTTTATATATGATATACTATGTATAATGAAAAGTCTAGGCAAAGAGATGTCTAGGCTTTTTCTTTATAAAAAAATATTTAGGAGAACTTATTGAGGTTCTCTTTTTTTATTTCAAGAGGTTAATTATGTTAATGAAGATATGTGGTAAGTGTGGAAAGAAAATAGGAATAAATGAAGTATGCAGTTGTACAAAGGAAAGGCATAAGATATATGATAGAGAGTACAGGAATAAAGACAATGCAGAGTTTTATCATAGTAAGGCTTGGAAGAGTATGACAGCACTGTGTAAGCTAAAAGCAAATGGTTTAGATTTATATGAATTAGCTATAAATAATAAGATAGTTAAAGGTACTCTCTCACATCATATAGATGAGTTAGAAGAGGATAGAAGCAAAGCATTAGATATTAATAACCTAATATGGATAAGTGATAAAACACATGCCTACATACATTCAGAGTATAATAAAAATTTAGAAAGTAAAAATAAAATGAAAGAAGTTTTATTTAATATAATTAAAAATTATTACAAGTAGGGGGGAGTCAAAAAAAGTTTTTGGTCTTTGGCTTTGATACCGCTTCCCCTCTATTTTCTGGAGAAAATGCCAGAAATGAAATTTTCAGTTTATGGAGGTGAAAAAATATGGCAGGAAGAAGTAGAAAAATTATTGATATAAGTTCAGGAAAAATCGGAAAAGAAAAAATAAAAGCTAGACAAGAACAAGAAAAAAAATTGAAAATAGATAGAGATAATTTAATTGCTCCTGGTTGGTTATCTAAAGCTGCAAAAGAAGAATTTGACAGAATTGTTTTTGAAGCAGGAAAAGTAAATATTTTAGATAATTTAGATTTAGGAATATTAGCCATCTACTGTAACTCTTATGATAGCTATGTAAATGTTAGTAAGAAATTACAAAAAGAAGGACCTGTTTGCTATAAAGAAACTGCCAATGGAGAAATTGAAATTATAAACCCTCTAATAAATGTTCAGGAAAAATATGTAAAACAAATAATGCAATGCTCAACAAAATTAGGACTTGCAACTACAGATAGATTAAAATTAGTTGTACCAATCAGAGAAGAACCTGCTGAAAATAAATTTATAACTTTGTTAAAAACAAGAAAGCAAGGCTAATATGATAAAAGATAGGACAACAGCCTATGCAAAATTAGTTGTAAGTGGTAAAAAAATAGCAGGCAGAAAGGAGTATTTAGCATGTAAAAGACATTTAGATGATTTAAAAAATAAGAAATTAGAGTATAAGTTTGATGTTGAAGAGGCAGAATTTGCTATAAATTTTGCAAATACTTTAACATTAAAAGATGGAACTAATTTAAAAACAAGAGGCTTTCAAGAATTTATAATAGGTTCATTACATGGATGGAAGAAAAAAAGAACAAAAGAAAGAAGATTTAGAGAGGCTTATTTGCAAGTTGGCAGAAGAAATGGAAAAAGTTTTCTATCAGGAGCAGAATCCACAATGTTTAGTACATTGTTAGGAAATAAAGATAGGATATTCTGTGCTGCAACTAAGCAAGACCAAGCTAACATAGTATGGGATGAAATAAGAAACTTTATAGAGTCTGACAATGATTTAAGTGAACTTTATAAAATAAAAGAACATGATAGAACTATAAAGAGCCTAGCAACTGGAACGGTTATAAGGTCAATAGGTAGAGATACAAAATCAATGGATGGGTTTGGTAACATTTTAGCTATATGCGATGAGTTACATGCACACCCAAATAATCAGATGTATAAACTGTTGCTAGATGGTCAAGCTGATGTTGAGAATGCTTTAACATTGGCTATTACTACAGCAGGTTTTAACTTAAATGGTTTCTGTTATGAACACTATAAATTTTGTGAAAAGATATTAGAGGGAGTTGTTGAAAAAGAAACTCTCTTTATTTTTATATGTGAAATGGATAAGGATGATGATATATGGGACTGGAAGAACTGGCTTAAATCTAATCCTTATTTTTTATTTGAGGAAGATGGTATAACACCAAACAAAAAGAAAATAGCTTTATATAGCCAAAAAGCAATAGATGCAAAAGAGAAAGGTGGAGATGAATTAACTAACTTCTTAACAAAGCAATTAAATATGTGGGTAACTGCAAAAGATGGACAATATATTGATTTGAGTAAATTCAAAGAATGTGAAAGCAATCTGACACTTGAAGATATGAAAGGGAAAGAGGCTTATTTAGGTTTTGACTTATCTAAGGGTGGAGATTTAACAAGTATAGCATTAGTTTTTCCATTAAAGGATGAAAAGATTTATGTATATAGTCATTCATTTATGCCAGAACTAAGATTATCGGAACATGAAAAAACTGATGATGTTCCATATAGGATATGGGTAAGAGAGGGACTTTTAACATTGACTACTGGAGCATTTGGAATAAAGACTGATTATAAGTTTATTGTTACTCACTTAAAAGAAGTAATTGAAAGATATAATATTAAAATTTTAGAGTGTGGGTATGATGCTCACAATGCTGGAAGTTTTTTAAGTGATTTAGATTTTTTAGATTGTGATCTAACAGAAGTTAAACAATCTGCAAAAAGTTTAAATGATGCAACAGTGGATTTTGCTTTATCAGTTGAGGCAGTTCAAATTTTATACGATAAGAGAAACAGTTTATTAAAATGGTCTATTGCTAATGCTACAACTGTTTCAAATAGTTTTGGAGAAAAAAAAATTGATAAACAATCTCAAAAAAATAGAATAGATCCTGTTGATGCAATAATAGATGCCTGGAAGATTATGCTAATAAATAAAAAAGAAACAGTAAATAATGATGAAGCTGTTGAAGAATGGCTTGATTTTATCAATAAAAGGAGGTGAGAGAGTGAATATATTTAGAAAATTATTTAATAAAGGAGAGGAAAAAAAGCAGAAAACAGCAATTAATTCTATGAATTTTGGTGAATTTTTTGGAATAAATGTAGGTTCGGATTTATCAGAAGTAACATATTTCACTTGCTTAAAAGTATTATCTGAAAGTGTTGGAAAACTATCTTTACACTTGAAGGATAATGATAATAACAAAATATTAAATCATGAGGCATTACAAAAATTGAAATTTTCACCAAACCCATTCATGACTTCAACACCTATGATGACATTAATGGAAATGTGGAGAAACCATCACGGCAATGCTTATGCTTATCTAAGTTATGATAATAGAGGGCATTTAGTAGGTATTTATCCTTTACACCCTCAAAAAGTTAAAATATGGATAGACAATGCAAAAATATTCAGTGGTAAAGAAGATTTATATTATGAATATAACAAAGATGGGAAAATTTATCTATTTCAAAAAGATGAGATACTACATTTAAAAGGTGGTTTAAGCAAAGATGGTATTGTAGGTATGTCAGTA from Fusobacterium pseudoperiodonticum carries:
- a CDS encoding ATP-binding protein; the encoded protein is MSIQKIEEIAKNTDVKEFIENISGENKEPKVLAKCEKCREPTLLEFSEGRTRFNECSCQKEARIKAKIEKFKELSITSRNYGRDNFKNAILGNNKAENELYRKIKNYVKGFDKVLKINDGLLFRGGCGTGKTFLANCICNYLTEHGYTVLSFNLAGYLRTIKDNFQIESQLLEAAKEADMLFIDDLGSEKISDEWGKEKINSLIDVRYNAEKPMIITTNLSAEEMVEFLKFKGINKISDRLNEMLKEFKFTWQTKRKPKSKSFWEE
- a CDS encoding phage terminase small subunit P27 family yields the protein MAGRSRKIIDISSGKIGKEKIKARQEQEKKLKIDRDNLIAPGWLSKAAKEEFDRIVFEAGKVNILDNLDLGILAIYCNSYDSYVNVSKKLQKEGPVCYKETANGEIEIINPLINVQEKYVKQIMQCSTKLGLATTDRLKLVVPIREEPAENKFITLLKTRKQG
- a CDS encoding replication initiator protein A, translating into MKDNEPFYQVPKSLFRLRREGGISLTAFDIYILMMDRYKISCLKENIKSFTDEEGEIYFVYAYNSLMEDLNTTKRDGISKAIQELETLGLIKSKKVFGVATKYYMTSNQKGTSTSNQKGTSTSNQKGTSTSNQKGTLIIINNKNNINKNNINNNNKENVAAIIRQEIKFLIKTRNIKIDNVLKYCSDLNRIKEVFLYADKNNKSDGWIIACLRDNYSLKQEENQEKEKDYSKTMDEILRGG
- a CDS encoding terminase large subunit, with protein sequence MIKDRTTAYAKLVVSGKKIAGRKEYLACKRHLDDLKNKKLEYKFDVEEAEFAINFANTLTLKDGTNLKTRGFQEFIIGSLHGWKKKRTKERRFREAYLQVGRRNGKSFLSGAESTMFSTLLGNKDRIFCAATKQDQANIVWDEIRNFIESDNDLSELYKIKEHDRTIKSLATGTVIRSIGRDTKSMDGFGNILAICDELHAHPNNQMYKLLLDGQADVENALTLAITTAGFNLNGFCYEHYKFCEKILEGVVEKETLFIFICEMDKDDDIWDWKNWLKSNPYFLFEEDGITPNKKKIALYSQKAIDAKEKGGDELTNFLTKQLNMWVTAKDGQYIDLSKFKECESNLTLEDMKGKEAYLGFDLSKGGDLTSIALVFPLKDEKIYVYSHSFMPELRLSEHEKTDDVPYRIWVREGLLTLTTGAFGIKTDYKFIVTHLKEVIERYNIKILECGYDAHNAGSFLSDLDFLDCDLTEVKQSAKSLNDATVDFALSVEAVQILYDKRNSLLKWSIANATTVSNSFGEKKIDKQSQKNRIDPVDAIIDAWKIMLINKKETVNNDEAVEEWLDFINKRR
- a CDS encoding RNA polymerase sigma factor encodes the protein MKKEEIYKIIDERVETKIKDLKNINNLKSPYRKVEVILKNYKNFQKMVDSLKEQLNNIEIVKKINPDSTKPVGYVDYKPDIEKKEYIRDKINDEILIYTNRILKTENALKFIKKDKYYKIIELKYFENYSVEEICNELNISEKTFRSHRNRLIDSLSLYLFPKEILEDF
- a CDS encoding endonuclease → MLMKICGKCGKKIGINEVCSCTKERHKIYDREYRNKDNAEFYHSKAWKSMTALCKLKANGLDLYELAINNKIVKGTLSHHIDELEEDRSKALDINNLIWISDKTHAYIHSEYNKNLESKNKMKEVLFNIIKNYYK